The Lactuca sativa cultivar Salinas chromosome 2, Lsat_Salinas_v11, whole genome shotgun sequence genome includes a window with the following:
- the LOC111916387 gene encoding uncharacterized protein LOC111916387 yields MMMMRGPLLIGVVIVMVLGLAVYMKLWTIDYQISSNETELIRRQFDLANREAMDESAEWRLKFDVAEERANKCTKELKRVKESLGDKSGASISKRLEMLQKENINLLERVETLKQELEAEKMKCSMQRV; encoded by the exons atgatgatgatgagaggGCCGTTATTGATCGGCGTAGTAATCGTTATGGTTCTTGGACTCGCGGTCTATATGAAGCTTTGGACCATTGATTACCAAATTTCCTCCAATGAAACCGAATTAATAAG AAGGCAGTTTGATCTTGCAAACAGGGAAGCAATGGATGAATCTGCAGAGTGGAGACTCAAATTCGATGTTGCAGAAGAACGAGCAAATAAGTGTACCAAGGAGCTAAAAAGA GTTAAGGAGAGTCTTGGAGATAAGAGTGGTGCCAGCATAAGCAAAAGACTAGAGATGTTACAGAAG GAAAATATAAACTTGTTGGAAAGAGTTGAGACATTAAAACAAGAGCTTGAAGCTGAGAAGATGAAGTGCAGTATGCAGAGGGTGTAA